One Setaria viridis chromosome 7, Setaria_viridis_v4.0, whole genome shotgun sequence genomic region harbors:
- the LOC117863179 gene encoding E3 ubiquitin-protein ligase ATL4: MSSSTSSLQPPPAAAIGGTSPYSASSSFLPSFMIIAALLAFVFLASVSIHLLLRFLSDRSSSSPSSAGPSLPRTHRDGEAAGSTGSAAGDSAPRPPAAAAAEGAGKKEEAPADEKQRLIDSLPLFTMASALAALPKSSPDCAVCLSPFTPDAELRLLPACRHAFHAACVDAWLRTTPSCPLCRAAVAPLHPSLTAAMLAAAQQQQQPAQRGRPGSSFLVEIGTVSNRGSSPAAARGGGDRNSRTYSLGSFNYQIDEEVEAVVSRVARIIAARESSTVKEDKPPAEEGSAPAPAPSPPGEAVAEAAGSSRGWLREYVDRLASSAYTFSERWSSRWSQGGQQRQEEPWLWDAEAAAGMSAPPGSDDEEETAFMVMYRWIAGV; encoded by the coding sequence atgtcctcctccacctcttctCTCcagccgcctcccgccgccgcgatcGGCGGCACCTCCCCCTACTCCGCGTCCTCGTCGTTCCTCCCGTCCTTCATGATCATCGCAGCACTGCTCGCCTTCGTCTTCCTCGCCTCCGTCTCCATCCACCTCCTGCTCCGCTTCCTCTCcgaccgctcctcctcctcgccgtcgtccgccgGTCCTTCGCTCCCCCGGACCCACCGCGACGGCGAAGCTGCgggctcgaccgggagcgcgGCGGGTGATTCCGCGCCGAGAccacccgcggcggccgcggccgaggGCGcggggaagaaggaggaggcccCGGCCGACGAGAAGCAGCGGCTGATCGACTCGCTGCCGCTGTTCACGATGGCGTCGGCGCTGGCGGCGCTGCCCAAGAGCTCGCCCGACTGCGCGGTCTGCCTGTCCCCGTTCACGCCCGACGCGGAGCTGCGGCTGCTCCCGGCGTGCCGCCACGCGTTCCACGCCGCCTGCGTCGACGCTTGGCTCCGCACCACGCCGTcctgcccgctctgccgcgccgccgtcgcgccacTTCACCCCTCGCTTACcgccgccatgctcgccgccgcgcagcagcagcagcagccggcgcaGAGGGGCCGGCCCGGGTCGAGCTTCCTCGTGGAGATCGGCACCGTCAGCAACCGCGGCTCGTCCCCTGcggccgcccgcggcggcggcgacaggaaCAGCCGCACCTACTCGCTCGGCTCCTTCAACTACCAGATcgacgaggaggtggaggccgtgGTGTCCCGCGTCGCGCGCATCATCGCCGCGAGGGAATCGAGCACCGTCAAGGAGGACAAACCCCCGGCCGAGGAggggtcggcgccggcgccggcgccgtcgcctcccggcGAAGCGGTGGCCGAGGCGGCGGGCTCCTCGCGCGGGTGGCTGCGGGAGTACGTGGACCGGCTTGCCTCGTCGGCCTACACGTTCTCCGAGCGGTGGAGCTCGCGGTGGAGCCAGGGAGGTCAGCAGCGGCAGGAGGAGCCTTGGCTGTGGGacgcggaggccgccgcggggatgtcggcgccgccggggtcggacgacgaggaggagacgGCGTTCATGGTCATGTACCGCTGGATCGCCGGGGTGTAA
- the LOC117864823 gene encoding putative invertase inhibitor, producing MKLLQALYPLVFLLACSTSNATILQDACKSFAAKHPDLGYDYCIKFFQADKGSAAADKGGLAAIAVRITGVASKSTTKHIAALQASEKDKKRLECLSSCAELYSSAVSEIAVAAKGIASGTASGLEDAVTALSAVLNAPSTSEQGFKELHVPSPLAAEDAEFTKEASVALSVTAAL from the coding sequence ATGAAGCTATTGCAAGCTCTGTATCCTCTCGTCTTCCTCCTTGCCTGCTCCACGTCCAACGCTACCATCTTACAAGACGCGTGCAAGTCCTTCGCCGCTAAGCACCCGGACCTCGGCTACGACTACTGCATCAAGTTCTTCCAAGCCGACAAGGGAAGCGCCGCCGCGGACAAGGGCGgcctcgccgccatcgccgtgAGGATCACCGGGGTAGCCTCCAAGAGCACAACCAAGCACATCGCCGCGCTACAGGCCTCCGAGAAGGACAAGAAGCGGCTGGAGTGCCTCAGCTCATGTGCCGAGCTGTACTCGAGCGCGGTGTCCGAGATCGCCGTGGCGGCGAAGGGCATCGCCTCTGGCACGGCCAGCGGCCTGGAGGACGCGGTGACGGCGCTTAGCGCGGTGCTGAACGCCCCCAGCACCAGCGAGCAAGGGTTCAAGGAGCTACACGTGCcgtcgccgctggccgccgAGGACGCGGAGTTCACCAAGGAGGCGTCCGTCGCGCTAAGTGTGACGGCGGCGCTGTAG